The following proteins come from a genomic window of Acetomicrobium thermoterrenum DSM 13490:
- a CDS encoding ornithine cyclodeaminase family protein, whose product MRSLLLSRSSLEELNIKMADIIEAVERGFRLKGEGKVSVPAKIGIHPRKDCFIHAMPCYIGGEVDASGIKWVAGYPSNQEKGLPYISGIMCLNESDTGLVKAIMDASWITAYRTGAASAVCAKYLGDPDSKIIAVIGLGVQGRMNLMALMEVFKEIRQVRVYDVMPSQTKRYIKDMSSLYEGCEFVACDNPKETVTGADIVVTCTPIVEDPKRYVRVECLKEDVLAIAVDYDSSFCAPVMAEADVFVCDDSGQYLWTQKQGVYFQDGYPTKDKIYADVGELCAGLKTPVRKGRRSAVLMGIASHDVMAAQLAYEKALDKGIGQWIEI is encoded by the coding sequence GTGAGATCTTTGCTGCTTTCCAGAAGCTCCCTTGAGGAGCTGAACATAAAGATGGCCGACATTATAGAAGCCGTGGAGCGCGGGTTTAGGCTAAAGGGGGAAGGCAAGGTGAGCGTGCCCGCGAAGATAGGCATACATCCTAGAAAGGATTGTTTTATCCATGCCATGCCCTGCTACATAGGAGGGGAGGTTGATGCTTCAGGCATCAAGTGGGTAGCAGGCTATCCGTCCAACCAAGAGAAGGGACTTCCCTATATAAGCGGCATCATGTGCTTGAACGAAAGCGATACGGGGCTGGTAAAGGCCATAATGGACGCGTCTTGGATCACGGCCTATCGCACAGGGGCCGCCTCTGCCGTGTGCGCCAAATACCTGGGCGACCCCGACTCGAAGATCATTGCAGTCATAGGCTTGGGAGTTCAGGGAAGGATGAATTTGATGGCCCTTATGGAAGTCTTTAAAGAAATACGTCAGGTCAGAGTTTACGACGTGATGCCTTCACAGACGAAGCGGTATATTAAAGATATGTCATCCCTCTATGAAGGATGCGAATTTGTGGCCTGCGATAATCCAAAGGAAACAGTAACCGGTGCAGATATCGTCGTTACCTGTACCCCGATTGTCGAAGACCCGAAAAGGTACGTTCGCGTCGAATGTCTCAAGGAAGACGTGCTGGCCATTGCCGTGGACTACGACTCGTCCTTTTGCGCTCCCGTAATGGCGGAGGCAGACGTGTTCGTGTGCGACGATTCCGGCCAATACCTTTGGACACAAAAGCAGGGAGTTTACTTCCAGGACGGCTATCCGACAAAAGATAAAATCTACGCGGACGTGGGCGAACTTTGTGCAGGTTTGAAAACTCCAGTAAGAAAAGGCCGTCGCAGTGCTGTCCTTATGGGCATCGCAAGTCACGACGTTATGGCAGCCCAATTGGCCTATGAAAAGGCTTTAGACAAAGGCATCGGCCAGTGGATTGAGATATAG
- the ade gene encoding adenine deaminase — MSKFLGRHALHEITRDLTLAAQGKLKADTVIKGGLVVNVFTKEILPADVAIYKGRIVLVGNADHTIGPNTKIIDASGFYLTPGLLDGHMHVESSMVTVTQFARAALPCGTTTIFMDPHEIANVLGLRGVKLMVDEGKNLPLKVFATMPSCVPSAPGFEDAGTVITPREIAEAMKWDEVIGLGEMMNFPGVLAGDENVHEMLKITMESGKVVTGHYSIPETEVGLQAYAASGVASCHEGTRKEDALARMRLGMYNKMREGSAWQDIKATIKSLTETFVDDRRALLVTDDTHPHTILTLGHMNHVVKRAIEEGMNPISAIQMATINTAECFRVSHEIGAIAPGRCADILFLRDLADFNPEIVMTDGKIVAREGKLTTEIKALNYPDWALNSVRIKRELSASDFEIKYGGPEKEVTIRVIQVVEARVNTFHKTAKLKVHDQRIEADPSQDLAKVAVVERHGGPGNMGIGFVGGFGLKRGAVASTVAHDSHNLLIMGTNDADMAFAGNVLHKCGGGMVAVCDSKVLALVELPIAGLMSDKPVEEVDAHVKALDEAWRKLGCTMESPFMTMALLSLPVIPELRITNRGLVDTLNFKFVDLIV; from the coding sequence ATGTCGAAGTTTTTAGGAAGACATGCCCTTCACGAGATTACACGCGACCTAACGCTCGCAGCTCAAGGGAAACTCAAGGCAGATACCGTGATAAAGGGAGGACTTGTGGTAAACGTCTTTACGAAGGAGATATTGCCTGCAGACGTAGCCATATACAAAGGGCGCATCGTCCTCGTTGGGAACGCGGATCACACGATCGGCCCAAACACGAAAATTATAGACGCTTCGGGATTTTATTTGACACCAGGACTTCTTGACGGCCATATGCATGTAGAATCCAGCATGGTCACGGTGACGCAGTTTGCCAGGGCAGCGCTTCCTTGCGGCACTACCACCATCTTCATGGATCCCCACGAGATAGCAAACGTCTTGGGACTAAGGGGCGTCAAACTAATGGTGGACGAGGGCAAAAATTTGCCTCTAAAAGTATTTGCCACCATGCCGTCGTGCGTGCCATCGGCACCGGGATTTGAGGATGCCGGAACTGTCATAACGCCAAGGGAGATAGCCGAGGCCATGAAGTGGGACGAGGTAATAGGCTTGGGCGAGATGATGAACTTTCCCGGCGTGTTAGCAGGTGACGAAAATGTGCACGAGATGCTTAAAATAACGATGGAGTCAGGAAAGGTCGTAACCGGACATTACTCCATACCTGAAACGGAGGTAGGCTTACAGGCTTACGCGGCCTCAGGCGTGGCATCTTGCCATGAAGGCACAAGAAAAGAGGATGCCCTGGCCAGAATGCGTCTGGGCATGTACAATAAGATGCGAGAGGGGTCGGCCTGGCAGGACATAAAGGCCACTATCAAGAGTTTGACCGAGACCTTCGTAGACGACAGAAGGGCATTGCTCGTCACTGACGACACTCACCCTCACACCATACTGACGCTTGGCCACATGAACCACGTAGTAAAAAGGGCCATCGAAGAGGGCATGAACCCCATAAGCGCCATACAGATGGCTACTATAAACACCGCCGAGTGCTTCAGGGTAAGCCACGAAATCGGAGCTATTGCTCCCGGAAGATGCGCCGATATTCTTTTCCTTAGGGATTTGGCCGATTTTAACCCTGAGATAGTCATGACGGACGGAAAGATCGTTGCCCGGGAGGGCAAGTTGACGACGGAAATAAAAGCTTTAAACTATCCCGATTGGGCTTTAAACTCCGTGAGAATAAAACGCGAGCTTTCCGCGAGCGACTTCGAGATCAAATACGGCGGGCCTGAAAAGGAAGTAACTATCAGGGTAATTCAAGTGGTCGAGGCGAGGGTAAATACCTTTCACAAAACTGCGAAGCTTAAGGTTCACGACCAAAGGATAGAAGCCGATCCTTCCCAAGACCTGGCCAAGGTCGCCGTTGTAGAGCGTCACGGCGGACCCGGCAACATGGGGATTGGCTTTGTCGGGGGATTTGGCCTGAAGCGGGGGGCAGTGGCTTCCACCGTGGCACACGACAGCCATAACCTTTTGATCATGGGCACCAACGACGCCGACATGGCCTTTGCGGGAAACGTCCTGCACAAGTGCGGCGGCGGCATGGTCGCCGTATGCGACAGCAAGGTGCTGGCCTTGGTAGAGCTTCCCATAGCAGGCTTGATGTCAGATAAACCTGTGGAAGAGGTGGACGCCCATGTCAAGGCCTTGGACGAGGCATGGCGGAAGCTAGGATGTACCATGGAATCACCCTTCATGACCATGGCTCTGCTTTCGCTTCCCGTAATTCCGGAGCTTCGAATAACCAACAGGGGATTGGTCGATACCTTGAACTTCAAGTTCGTAGACCTGATCGTCTAG
- a CDS encoding ATP synthase subunit B family protein yields MASIQEALAMLLGADSEAKNITEEAKRKAEEIEEEAKRKAASEREARLKAAREQAKAIVDSARASAQTEAQQIEALGRQELERMEKRFNENAPAVIKGLVAELVNAYLQKARGQ; encoded by the coding sequence ATGGCTTCTATACAGGAAGCTTTGGCGATGCTTTTGGGCGCCGACAGCGAAGCAAAAAATATCACAGAAGAAGCAAAGAGAAAGGCAGAAGAAATAGAAGAAGAAGCTAAGCGCAAAGCAGCTTCCGAGAGGGAGGCCAGATTAAAGGCAGCCAGAGAACAGGCAAAGGCCATAGTAGATTCTGCAAGGGCCTCCGCCCAGACCGAAGCTCAACAGATCGAAGCGTTGGGTCGGCAGGAGTTAGAGAGAATGGAAAAGAGGTTTAACGAAAACGCTCCAGCCGTAATAAAAGGACTCGTAGCCGAATTGGTTAACGCCTATTTGCAGAAGGCGAGAGGTCAATGA
- a CDS encoding alpha-hydroxy-acid oxidizing protein — MKWDEVLGNAREALRGICHLCPICDMKACAGKVPGIGGIGTGGSAKNNYEALREIKFRMKAIHEVDKPDIGVELFGQKLALPVIGAAVAGARVNFSGRIEEKEFAKAQLEGALDAGTIAMIGDGPGDLYENTIDALTEVGKGIVIIKPRKLDEIIRRIRIAEEAGALAVGIDVDAAGLVNMRKSGEYVGPISCKVLEEICSKTALPVIVKGIMTEEEAVAACNAGADAIVVSNHGGRVLDDLPGTVSVLPKIASKIKDRCVVLADGGVRSGSDVLKFLALGARAVLVGRPVVWGAFGGGRDGVRLLYEKLADELSVAMILTSCQSVAEASTDLLAL, encoded by the coding sequence ATGAAGTGGGATGAGGTTTTGGGAAATGCCAGAGAGGCTTTGAGGGGAATTTGCCATCTGTGTCCGATTTGTGACATGAAGGCCTGTGCCGGAAAAGTGCCGGGCATAGGCGGCATAGGCACCGGAGGCAGCGCTAAAAATAATTATGAAGCGCTTCGCGAGATCAAGTTTAGGATGAAAGCCATTCACGAGGTGGATAAACCCGACATCGGCGTTGAGCTTTTCGGGCAAAAATTGGCGTTGCCCGTGATCGGCGCAGCTGTGGCAGGCGCCAGAGTAAATTTCTCCGGCAGGATAGAGGAAAAGGAGTTTGCCAAGGCCCAACTTGAAGGGGCATTGGATGCGGGTACCATCGCAATGATTGGAGACGGGCCGGGAGATCTCTACGAAAACACGATAGATGCATTGACTGAGGTTGGGAAAGGGATTGTCATTATAAAGCCAAGAAAACTTGACGAGATAATTAGACGAATAAGAATTGCCGAAGAGGCCGGAGCTTTGGCCGTTGGGATCGACGTGGATGCAGCCGGATTGGTCAACATGAGAAAGTCGGGGGAATATGTAGGACCCATAAGTTGCAAGGTTTTGGAGGAGATATGCAGCAAGACAGCTCTTCCCGTGATCGTTAAGGGCATAATGACGGAGGAAGAGGCGGTAGCTGCCTGCAATGCTGGTGCCGACGCCATCGTAGTTTCGAATCACGGCGGCAGGGTATTGGATGATCTTCCCGGTACTGTTTCTGTATTGCCTAAAATTGCCTCAAAAATAAAGGATAGGTGTGTGGTGTTGGCAGATGGTGGCGTCAGAAGTGGTTCCGACGTATTGAAATTTTTGGCTTTAGGTGCCCGTGCCGTGTTGGTAGGACGTCCCGTCGTGTGGGGCGCCTTTGGAGGTGGCAGGGATGGAGTAAGGCTTTTGTACGAAAAGTTGGCTGATGAACTGAGTGTGGCCATGATACTTACATCATGTCAGAGCGTTGCGGAAGCCTCGACTGATTTGTTGGCTCTATAG
- a CDS encoding V-type ATPase subunit, translating to MSYSPVSAGECVATGAKAHVLFGKMLDDNDFWALLECDSPQEIAGYLRRKEGYAPYLETIVLANVHRAELEHALLAVPLYVSASFLPYLNGARMAFLKAWVERFQAGLLKQVMRWLFAGRGERESLRSGLKGLPFVTLPFDALLSCKDFEEFIKTLKATKYYPVLREPVDWLLKGRGNLYSCESAVDAHVISNIYRAALNLPILERTEVLNLLGNLIDILNIYFCYRAKRFYVMNREEIVNRLLPVRFKIKGPTINRLASSEDMESFWSVLSTTHYLRAFGTEPPNDELALERDMKRFLRERALSTFRSGSPSFHTVIAYLMLLELEVGDIITIIEDVRYDYNRRIAAAFLARPLIPGGALSWR from the coding sequence ATGAGCTACTCTCCCGTATCCGCAGGCGAATGTGTAGCTACGGGAGCAAAGGCCCACGTCCTATTTGGAAAGATGCTAGACGATAACGACTTTTGGGCCTTGCTCGAGTGCGATTCGCCTCAGGAAATAGCGGGTTATCTGAGGAGGAAGGAGGGTTATGCCCCCTACCTGGAGACGATCGTGTTGGCTAATGTCCACAGGGCTGAGCTGGAACACGCTCTGCTGGCCGTTCCACTGTACGTCTCCGCCTCCTTTTTGCCCTATTTGAACGGCGCAAGGATGGCTTTTTTGAAGGCCTGGGTTGAGAGGTTTCAGGCGGGATTGCTGAAGCAGGTCATGCGATGGCTCTTTGCCGGTAGAGGCGAAAGGGAATCTCTCAGGTCGGGCCTTAAAGGACTGCCTTTTGTAACTCTGCCCTTCGACGCATTGCTTTCCTGCAAAGACTTCGAGGAGTTCATAAAGACGTTAAAGGCCACGAAGTATTATCCAGTCCTGAGGGAACCCGTGGATTGGTTGCTCAAAGGCAGGGGGAACTTGTACTCCTGCGAATCTGCCGTAGATGCTCATGTGATCTCTAATATATATCGTGCAGCCCTGAATTTGCCCATCCTAGAACGCACTGAAGTATTGAATTTATTGGGAAATTTGATCGATATCCTCAACATCTACTTTTGTTACAGAGCTAAGCGCTTTTACGTCATGAATCGCGAGGAGATCGTAAACCGCCTGCTCCCTGTGCGCTTTAAGATAAAGGGGCCGACGATAAACAGGTTAGCTTCTTCTGAGGACATGGAGTCCTTTTGGTCCGTCTTATCTACCACTCATTACTTGCGTGCATTCGGTACGGAGCCGCCCAACGACGAGCTTGCCTTGGAAAGGGATATGAAGAGGTTCTTACGCGAAAGGGCTTTATCCACCTTTCGCAGTGGATCTCCTTCTTTTCATACCGTGATTGCCTATTTGATGCTGTTGGAGCTTGAGGTCGGTGATATTATTACCATCATCGAGGACGTGAGGTACGATTATAACAGGCGAATTGCCGCAGCCTTTTTGGCACGCCCTCTGATACCGGGAGGTGCTTTATCTTGGCGATAA
- a CDS encoding MBL fold metallo-hydrolase, giving the protein MNIGEGVNIILIDLPIDNLQGFHHFLSSWLIVDKTLDRVSLVDVGPASTVPVLVKNIEELGISKLDLILLTHVHLDHSGGLGQLLEAFSSSKVLVHPKGKRHLVNPDRLWESSVDVLGDVALAYGRPIPVKESCFLPEDVRLDRMTKIETPGHASHHYSFLYDLGSKILFAGEAAGTYYKRGFAYPGVSDGTFILRPATPPKFYLDSALSSIKKLKAFGAGIMCYAHFGYTDEVNKFLDLEERQLLHWNDLILDYLSDHQGLSVDPKDVAYYLIERDPLLSDFSHLPEDIKVREMGNILSSVNGFLDYLSKTI; this is encoded by the coding sequence TTGAACATTGGAGAAGGCGTAAATATCATCTTGATAGATCTGCCCATTGACAACCTCCAGGGATTTCATCATTTCTTAAGCAGCTGGCTCATCGTGGACAAAACTTTGGATAGGGTCTCGTTGGTCGACGTTGGTCCGGCTTCGACTGTGCCCGTTTTGGTGAAGAATATCGAGGAACTTGGCATATCGAAGCTGGATTTGATTTTACTGACGCACGTGCATCTCGATCACTCGGGAGGGCTGGGACAGCTGCTTGAAGCATTTAGCTCTTCCAAGGTTTTGGTGCATCCAAAGGGCAAGAGACATTTGGTAAACCCGGATCGACTTTGGGAGTCAAGCGTTGATGTGTTAGGCGACGTAGCTTTGGCCTACGGAAGGCCCATTCCCGTAAAAGAGTCTTGCTTTTTACCGGAAGATGTCAGATTGGATCGCATGACCAAGATTGAAACACCGGGTCATGCATCCCATCATTATTCCTTTCTTTACGATCTTGGGTCGAAGATCCTCTTTGCAGGAGAAGCGGCAGGAACGTATTACAAAAGGGGATTTGCCTACCCTGGAGTTAGCGATGGCACGTTTATATTGCGCCCGGCGACGCCGCCGAAGTTTTACCTTGACAGCGCTCTTTCAAGCATAAAGAAGTTAAAGGCTTTTGGCGCAGGCATTATGTGCTATGCTCACTTTGGTTATACTGATGAAGTAAATAAGTTCCTCGATTTGGAGGAAAGGCAGCTCCTGCATTGGAACGATCTGATTCTCGACTACCTATCAGACCATCAGGGATTGTCCGTCGACCCGAAGGATGTAGCGTATTATTTAATTGAACGGGATCCTCTTTTGAGCGATTTCTCGCATTTGCCCGAGGACATCAAGGTTCGCGAAATGGGCAACATCCTTTCTTCGGTCAATGGCTTTTTGGATTACCTGTCCAAAACAATATAA
- a CDS encoding V-type ATP synthase subunit D translates to MASKVTPTRGALMRMIRTASLAQKGHDLLERKRQILMMELVKHIDDAKDLQREMASVFADAYKALERANISMGIDVVEDIAMAVPEEEDFIIRLKSIMGVEIPEIDPVDASLKPSYSFYGTSGSLDIAYSAFRRVLELISRLAAVETSVYRLAVQIKKTHKRVNALEKVAIPFYKSSIAYIENVLEEGEREDIVRMKKAKENLEKKK, encoded by the coding sequence GTGGCTTCTAAAGTTACGCCGACTCGAGGCGCATTGATGCGAATGATCCGCACGGCGTCCCTGGCGCAAAAAGGACACGACCTGCTCGAGAGAAAACGGCAAATTCTCATGATGGAGTTGGTCAAACATATAGATGATGCTAAGGATTTGCAAAGGGAGATGGCATCCGTCTTTGCCGATGCCTATAAGGCCTTGGAAAGGGCGAATATATCTATGGGTATAGACGTCGTAGAGGATATCGCCATGGCAGTTCCTGAGGAAGAGGATTTCATCATAAGGCTTAAATCCATCATGGGAGTCGAGATTCCGGAGATCGATCCCGTAGATGCCTCTCTAAAACCAAGCTATTCCTTTTACGGCACTTCGGGCTCTCTGGATATAGCCTACAGCGCCTTCAGGAGAGTGCTCGAGCTTATATCCCGATTGGCTGCTGTGGAGACGAGCGTATACAGGTTGGCCGTGCAAATTAAAAAGACGCATAAAAGAGTAAATGCACTGGAAAAGGTGGCCATTCCCTTCTACAAATCCTCCATAGCGTATATCGAAAACGTGTTGGAAGAGGGCGAAAGGGAAGACATCGTACGGATGAAAAAGGCGAAGGAAAATTTAGAAAAGAAGAAGTGA
- a CDS encoding V-type ATP synthase subunit I → MAIIRMLAVTLIGPKDEMEYVANQMILLGGFQPLSLDLILGDRSLRSKVKTSTDNPYDELLSEMAYVWQAAGESLPEAHPVPVTKEQTYERMRAEVRKITEKLRLWAERKSSLQEEVDELKAILVCAEALIKNKMDPKELLDTQNLLMFFGKLSDENFKRLEESSQSVPMLVMKLYSWHHETWMLAFAIPEYKEGAEKLLDSVYFKGYSIDDVLKTISDNPAEALQKRIDNKIRAIEGLSKAAKDYLDKRRKELEKLYSSVYTMQRIYDLCKGRGEIGDIYVLSGWIPEDMLAQLKSLIEHQAPRTTVMIEEEKNLPYSEIRVPTYLRNLPLVRAFQHVVAMYSLPSYGEIDPSFFVAVTFCLFFGFMFGDVGHGLVLGLLAHLLQKKRKMSKSLGTVVKAAACSSVLFGFLYGSIFGFEDIIPAIWMSPMKDMGKMLSLSLVIGVSIVTIGMILNMILCYRQRDFGRMLFDGRGMAGLIFYLTAAWAIYAVMSHKPLPIPGWVVATLLCVLLTCIILRDLLARILLKERISSSANESGGLYLFEVFHNLLSFLSNTISFLRLAAFALNHVGLSLAVFMLSDMVTSLPGGLFAKIAILVIGNVVIIGLEGLIVFIQTLRLEYYEFFSKFYKGGGVSFKPVRWEKTGESVSRSQM, encoded by the coding sequence TTGGCGATAATAAGGATGTTGGCCGTTACACTGATAGGGCCAAAGGATGAAATGGAATATGTTGCTAACCAAATGATACTGCTTGGAGGTTTTCAACCTCTGTCGCTCGATCTCATATTGGGTGATCGATCTCTGCGGTCGAAAGTAAAGACTTCCACCGACAATCCGTATGACGAACTGTTATCCGAGATGGCCTACGTCTGGCAGGCAGCTGGCGAAAGCCTTCCTGAAGCGCATCCCGTACCCGTAACGAAAGAACAAACCTACGAGAGAATGAGGGCAGAGGTTCGCAAAATAACGGAAAAGTTACGACTTTGGGCGGAGCGCAAGTCATCTCTTCAGGAGGAAGTGGATGAATTAAAAGCCATATTAGTCTGTGCCGAAGCATTGATTAAAAACAAGATGGATCCGAAAGAGCTTCTTGATACGCAGAACTTGTTGATGTTCTTCGGCAAATTATCCGACGAAAACTTCAAGCGCTTAGAAGAAAGCAGCCAGAGCGTGCCAATGCTGGTCATGAAGCTGTACAGCTGGCACCACGAAACGTGGATGTTGGCCTTCGCCATTCCTGAATATAAAGAAGGTGCAGAAAAGCTTTTAGATTCCGTCTATTTCAAGGGTTATTCCATAGATGATGTATTAAAAACAATTTCGGATAATCCTGCGGAAGCGTTACAAAAAAGGATAGACAATAAAATTAGAGCCATAGAAGGCCTGTCCAAGGCAGCAAAGGATTATTTGGACAAGCGCAGGAAAGAGCTGGAAAAGCTTTACTCCTCCGTTTATACCATGCAGCGTATATATGACCTGTGTAAGGGAAGGGGTGAGATAGGCGATATTTACGTGCTCTCGGGATGGATACCCGAGGACATGTTAGCACAGCTTAAAAGCTTGATCGAGCATCAGGCGCCGAGGACAACGGTAATGATCGAGGAGGAAAAGAACCTTCCCTATAGCGAGATCAGGGTCCCTACGTATCTGCGAAACCTGCCGCTTGTTAGGGCTTTCCAGCACGTCGTGGCCATGTACAGCTTGCCTTCTTACGGAGAAATTGACCCGTCCTTTTTTGTCGCCGTCACCTTTTGTCTTTTCTTCGGTTTCATGTTCGGGGATGTAGGACATGGCTTAGTCTTGGGATTGCTTGCCCATCTGCTGCAAAAGAAACGCAAGATGAGCAAGTCCCTCGGCACGGTGGTTAAGGCAGCTGCATGCAGTTCGGTCCTTTTTGGCTTTCTTTACGGCAGCATCTTTGGTTTCGAGGACATAATACCAGCTATTTGGATGTCTCCAATGAAGGATATGGGCAAGATGCTGTCCCTTTCGCTCGTCATAGGCGTTTCCATAGTAACGATTGGCATGATACTAAACATGATACTTTGTTATAGGCAGCGGGATTTCGGAAGAATGTTGTTCGACGGAAGAGGGATGGCCGGTTTGATATTTTATCTTACCGCAGCATGGGCAATATATGCGGTGATGAGCCATAAACCCCTGCCTATACCGGGTTGGGTGGTGGCAACTCTCCTTTGTGTCCTGTTGACATGTATTATATTGAGAGACCTTTTGGCCAGGATATTGTTGAAGGAGAGGATTTCCTCTTCAGCAAATGAGAGTGGAGGATTATACCTTTTTGAAGTATTCCACAATCTGTTGAGTTTCTTGAGTAATACAATTTCCTTTTTACGTCTGGCCGCCTTTGCTTTGAACCATGTGGGGTTATCGCTGGCCGTGTTCATGCTGTCCGATATGGTTACTTCATTGCCGGGAGGACTCTTTGCCAAGATAGCCATATTGGTTATAGGCAACGTCGTGATAATTGGCCTGGAAGGACTTATCGTGTTCATTC
- a CDS encoding FAD-dependent oxidoreductase, with translation MREKKGRFPFLWLVFILVVMLSFSSSADALEKRDYDVIVVGAGTGGLGAAIQAARLGVKVAVFEETTVLGGQMIASAVSTMDDMYGTRWGIYGEFLEGIFEYYSSRGKSVGTCYWTPITVAFEPHVGEYVLANMIKGVREGKTTWDKKPGVLDLYTGAKVRSVLKSGDGKTVTGIVAEAGGTKLLCYSKVLIDATEYGDLLPLAGADYRVGKNLVDSESRSFDEDARVQDITWVAVIKHYPGGVPDELKVKTPPPGYEDMRKTFMSYVARDGSTFKRYPLKYPVDVLTHNAYRGLPDSLARGNADASSPLTWLMLTKTEVNWANDYPGKEGYKGKTGLPVTYLEDPAFRKEVDARAMLVTIGFIYYLQNELGCDWSVASDIFELEATYENIKDYLPSEYAEIAKHFPPRPYVRESRRVVGIKTLTSREIRENSESYMRNEGRELRSSLAVGRYLLDLHGADETEQLEAEFGETRESIAKNKPLGPFQVPFEIFIPKETDGFLVAEKNLSVTRLASGALRLQPITMLTGQAVGAIAALAVKEGVQPRDVNVMKVQKTLLEAKDRLALCIYSDVPESHPHWAAVQMATVRGWMKPKSLPTLAASRIDNYNDILQASRKGRTKGIFGVDEPLSWEVAKEFLSAILDDLGGQGKVDLHNGMSEEPIPRGEFIFALCRALYPSEEPKPITTKEDKISWAHKKLSPILSVDKRDLEEGLTRGEALNIVMEVLTN, from the coding sequence ATGAGAGAGAAAAAAGGGCGCTTTCCTTTTCTTTGGTTAGTTTTTATTTTGGTGGTTATGCTGTCCTTTTCAAGCTCGGCTGATGCTTTAGAGAAAAGGGATTACGATGTCATCGTGGTTGGTGCCGGAACAGGAGGGCTTGGGGCTGCAATTCAGGCGGCTCGTCTTGGCGTCAAGGTGGCGGTATTTGAGGAGACCACGGTCTTAGGGGGCCAAATGATCGCCTCCGCTGTCTCCACAATGGACGATATGTACGGCACTAGATGGGGCATTTACGGAGAATTTCTTGAAGGAATTTTTGAATACTACTCCTCTCGAGGCAAGTCCGTGGGGACATGCTACTGGACTCCCATAACAGTAGCCTTCGAGCCCCATGTTGGAGAGTACGTGTTGGCCAATATGATCAAAGGGGTAAGGGAAGGGAAGACGACCTGGGATAAGAAGCCCGGCGTTTTGGACCTTTATACAGGAGCCAAGGTGCGTAGCGTACTGAAGTCGGGCGACGGCAAAACAGTCACGGGCATAGTTGCAGAGGCGGGCGGAACCAAGCTTTTATGCTATAGCAAGGTCTTGATAGATGCCACAGAATATGGGGATTTACTCCCCCTTGCTGGAGCCGATTATAGAGTCGGGAAGAATTTAGTTGACAGCGAGTCGAGAAGTTTTGATGAAGACGCAAGAGTGCAGGACATTACTTGGGTAGCCGTAATAAAACACTATCCCGGCGGCGTGCCCGATGAGCTTAAAGTAAAGACCCCGCCGCCGGGATACGAAGATATGAGAAAGACCTTCATGTCCTATGTAGCTAGGGATGGCTCCACCTTCAAGCGATACCCCCTTAAATATCCCGTGGACGTTTTAACGCACAACGCCTATAGAGGGTTGCCAGACAGCCTGGCACGCGGAAACGCCGATGCCTCCAGCCCCTTGACCTGGCTTATGCTGACCAAGACAGAGGTTAATTGGGCTAACGACTACCCAGGCAAGGAGGGATATAAGGGGAAAACCGGCCTTCCCGTGACATACCTCGAGGATCCAGCTTTCAGGAAAGAAGTGGATGCCAGGGCGATGCTTGTAACCATTGGGTTTATCTATTACCTGCAAAACGAGCTCGGTTGCGATTGGTCTGTAGCATCTGACATCTTCGAGTTGGAAGCGACGTACGAGAACATTAAGGACTACCTCCCGTCCGAGTACGCTGAGATTGCAAAACACTTTCCTCCCCGCCCTTATGTACGGGAAAGCAGAAGAGTTGTGGGAATAAAGACGTTGACGTCCCGCGAAATTAGGGAAAATTCCGAGAGTTACATGAGAAACGAGGGCAGGGAATTGCGAAGCTCGCTTGCCGTAGGTCGTTACTTGCTTGATTTGCACGGGGCCGATGAAACGGAGCAGCTAGAGGCGGAATTCGGCGAAACCAGGGAGTCTATAGCCAAAAACAAGCCCTTGGGACCCTTCCAGGTTCCCTTCGAGATATTTATTCCGAAGGAGACGGACGGATTCCTGGTGGCGGAGAAGAACCTGTCCGTTACCCGTCTGGCTTCGGGGGCGCTGAGGCTTCAGCCGATAACCATGCTCACCGGGCAGGCGGTTGGTGCGATAGCGGCACTTGCAGTAAAAGAGGGCGTGCAGCCCAGAGATGTTAATGTCATGAAGGTACAGAAAACTTTATTGGAAGCAAAGGATAGGCTGGCCCTTTGTATTTACTCAGATGTTCCAGAAAGCCATCCCCACTGGGCAGCCGTTCAGATGGCGACTGTTAGGGGTTGGATGAAGCCGAAGAGCTTACCAACGCTCGCAGCCTCGAGGATCGATAACTACAATGACATTTTACAAGCCTCCCGAAAAGGCCGCACCAAGGGAATTTTTGGAGTGGACGAGCCTTTGAGCTGGGAAGTTGCAAAGGAATTTCTTAGTGCTATACTTGATGACCTGGGAGGTCAAGGAAAAGTTGATTTACATAACGGTATGAGCGAAGAGCCCATCCCAAGGGGAGAATTTATTTTCGCTTTATGTCGAGCGCTTTACCCCTCCGAGGAGCCTAAGCCCATTACCACGAAAGAAGATAAGATCTCGTGGGCCCATAAAAAGCTATCTCCGATTCTGTCCGTTGATAAAAGGGATTTAGAAGAAGGCCTTACCAGAGGAGAGGCCCTAAATATTGTCATGGAGGTCTTGACGAATTAG